One Aquarana catesbeiana isolate 2022-GZ linkage group LG04, ASM4218655v1, whole genome shotgun sequence genomic region harbors:
- the LOC141139116 gene encoding fucolectin-1-like: MIFLQSAALLWTFFGVTAEYINAALQGQATQSTILRSSNSGYQSAAINTIDGNQDSDFSHGSCSHTLNDPSPWWRVDLLTAYRINHINITNRGDCCAERLNSAEILIGNSLSNNGNDNPRCAMVISIPAGGTEFFMCNDMVGRYVNVILRGKSDYLHLCEVQVFGHYFEN; this comes from the exons ATGATATTTCTACAGTCTGCTGCCCTCTTGTGGACCTTCTTTGGAGTTACTGCCGAAT ATATAAATGCTGCCCTCCAAGGTCAGGCAACTCAGTCTACTATTTTACGAAGTTCAAACAGCGGTTATCAGTCAGCAGCAATAAATACAATAGATGGTAACCAGGACTCTGACTTTTCCCACGGTTCCTGCTCCCATACACTTAATGACCCATCTCCTTGGTGGAGGGTAGACCTGCTGACAGCTTACAGAATCAATCACATCAACATTACTAACAGAGGGGACTGCTGTGCTGAAAGACTGAACAGTGCTGAAATTCTCATTGGAAACTCTCTGTCCAACAATGGAAATGATAATCCCAG GTGTGCAATGGTGATCTCAATCCCAGCTGGAGGAACAGAGTTCTTCATGTGTAATGACATGGTTGGCCGATACGTCAATGTCATTTTACGAGGAAAATCAGATTATCTTCATCTGTGTGAAGTTCAGGTCTTTGGACATTACTTTGAAAATTAA